TACAATTAAGTCAAAGGGTTATCCTCAAAAAATTAGAATAACTGCAGATGGCGATATTATAGAAACATTACCTACGAATTCTAAGATAGTGATAAAAGAAAGCAATAAAAAAGGCATAATTTATAGATTCTATAAAACAAATCTATTGAGAGGAATCTTGTGTGGTTCAAATTGTGTTTGATACTGCAGGTTTTTTAGCAGGATTAGAAAATTCATTCAATAAAGTATATACTACAATTGAAGTTATAAGCGAAGTTAAAGATTATGATTCATCTAAAATGCTAGATTATGCTATGTCTTCAGGTAAGGTAGTCGTACTAGCGCCTTCAATAAACAGTTTAAAAAAAGTTAGAGTAATACTTAAAGACATTAATGAGAAAACACTATCTAAAGCTGATATTTCTGTAATAGGTTTAGCTATAGATTTATCTCCTTCCATAGTTTTTACCGACGATTTATCTGTGCAAAATGTACTATATAAATTAAATATAGAATTTAAGTCAGTAAAGCTAGGTTATCATATTACCAAAACTAGAAAATTTAAATATAAATGTATTAATTGTAATAAAACATTTTCTAATTATATT
This genomic window from Acidianus manzaensis contains:
- a CDS encoding NOB1 family endonuclease, whose amino-acid sequence is MVQIVFDTAGFLAGLENSFNKVYTTIEVISEVKDYDSSKMLDYAMSSGKVVVLAPSINSLKKVRVILKDINEKTLSKADISVIGLAIDLSPSIVFTDDLSVQNVLYKLNIEFKSVKLGYHITKTRKFKYKCINCNKTFSNYISECPYCGGKIIKNL